A stretch of Lactuca sativa cultivar Salinas chromosome 6, Lsat_Salinas_v11, whole genome shotgun sequence DNA encodes these proteins:
- the LOC111897412 gene encoding kinetochore-associated protein KNL-2 homolog isoform X2, which produces MLPTTHPLLVLTSKNQNRAERCFSSAPIVKAYDFFELETVDGVCVILQGYINKEKTLGSGFSSEVFDHFVIGFPSYWEEFSTSCPQRRSSDECVSTAHEDEKHSIEQHGKFHDMNTRLEDCKDEVLSSKSTSLSPHGPTETECYSGKRSRSGRVLLPSLEFWRNQTVVYDAGLDRQVTGVSVAWDHGISRGRVRGKNI; this is translated from the exons ATGCTGCCGACAACTCACCCCCTTCTCGTTCTCACTTCAAAAAATCA GAATCGGGCTGAACGCTGCTTCTCTTCTGCACCAATTGTCAAGGCGTACGATTTCTTTGAATTAGAGACTGTTGATGGTGTATGCGTCATTCTGCAAGGTTACATCAACAAAGAGAAAACGCTTGGAAGTGGATTTTCCTCAGAG GTGTTTGATCATTTTGTTATTGGTTTTCCTTCTTATTGGGAAGAATTTTCTACAAGCTGTCCCCAAAGAAGATCTTCTGATGAATGTGTTTCAACAG CACACGAAGACGAAAAACACTCCATTGAACAACATGGAAAGTTTCATGATATGAATACAAGACTTGAAGATTGTAAAGATGAAGTTTTGAGCAGTAAATCTACTAGTCTCTCTCCACAT GGACCCACAGAAACAGAGTGTTACAGTGGCAAAAGATCTAGATCAGGGAGAGTTCTTTTGCCTTCCTTGGAATTCTGGCGCAACCAAACAGTGGTTTATGATGCAGGATTG gatCGACAAGTTACTGGAGTTTCGGTGGCATGGGACCATGGCATTAGCAGGGGGCGTGTTCGTGGCAAGAACATTTAG
- the LOC111897412 gene encoding kinetochore-associated protein KNL-2 homolog isoform X1 yields MAFDAADNSPPSRSHFKKSVSLRDWWLTKPQSDDDRNTIGVSGLTSTSQLNRAERCFSSAPIVKAYDFFELETVDGVCVILQGYINKEKTLGSGFSSEVFDHFVIGFPSYWEEFSTSCPQRRSSDECVSTAHEDEKHSIEQHGKFHDMNTRLEDCKDEVLSSKSTSLSPHGPTETECYSGKRSRSGRVLLPSLEFWRNQTVVYDAGLDRQVTGVSVAWDHGISRGRVRGKNI; encoded by the exons ATGGCGTTTGATGCTGCCGACAACTCACCCCCTTCTCGTTCTCACTTCAAAAAATCA GTTTCTTTGCGAGACTGGTGGTTAACTAAACCCCAATCGGACGATGACAGAAATACAATAGGGGTTTCAGGACTCACTTCCACTTCGCAAct GAATCGGGCTGAACGCTGCTTCTCTTCTGCACCAATTGTCAAGGCGTACGATTTCTTTGAATTAGAGACTGTTGATGGTGTATGCGTCATTCTGCAAGGTTACATCAACAAAGAGAAAACGCTTGGAAGTGGATTTTCCTCAGAG GTGTTTGATCATTTTGTTATTGGTTTTCCTTCTTATTGGGAAGAATTTTCTACAAGCTGTCCCCAAAGAAGATCTTCTGATGAATGTGTTTCAACAG CACACGAAGACGAAAAACACTCCATTGAACAACATGGAAAGTTTCATGATATGAATACAAGACTTGAAGATTGTAAAGATGAAGTTTTGAGCAGTAAATCTACTAGTCTCTCTCCACAT GGACCCACAGAAACAGAGTGTTACAGTGGCAAAAGATCTAGATCAGGGAGAGTTCTTTTGCCTTCCTTGGAATTCTGGCGCAACCAAACAGTGGTTTATGATGCAGGATTG gatCGACAAGTTACTGGAGTTTCGGTGGCATGGGACCATGGCATTAGCAGGGGGCGTGTTCGTGGCAAGAACATTTAG
- the LOC111897400 gene encoding photosystem II 22 kDa protein, chloroplastic, whose product MAQAMLLTSNTILSGQPLLQSLKPKPFSYHLLPRNLPNLSPATKFTSPVALFKSKAKAPVKKAVVSKPKVEDGIFGTSGGIGFTKQNELFVGRVAMIGFAASLLGEGITGKGILQQLNLETGIPIYEAEPLLLFFILFTLLGAIGALGDRGRFVDEPTTGLDKAVIPPGKGVRGALGLKEGGPLFGFTKANELFVGRLAQLGIAFSLIGEIITGKGALAQLNIETGIPISDIEPLVLFNVAFFFIAALNPGTGKFVTDEEED is encoded by the exons ATGGCTCAAGCAATGTTGTTGACATCTAACACCATACTTTCCGGCCAACCATTGCTTCAATCACTTAAACCTAAGCCTTTCTCCTACCACTTACTCCCACGCAACCTTCCAAACTTGTCTCCGGCCACAAAGTTTACAAGCCCGGTTGCCCTCTTTAAATCCAAGGCAAAAGCTCCTGTCAAGAAG gCCGTAGTCTCAAAGCCGAAGGTCGAAGATGGTATTTTCGGCACATCCGGAGGCATTGGATTCACAAAGCAAAATGAGCTCTTTGTTGGCCGAGTCGCTATGATTGGTTTTGCT GCATCTTTATTGGGAGAAGGAATAACCGGAAAGGGAATCCTACAACAACTTAATTTGGAAACCGGAATTCCAATTTATGAAGCTGAGCcacttcttctcttcttcatcctcttcactCTCCTTGGAGCCATCGGAGCTTTGGGTGACCGTGGTCGGTTTGTTGATGAGCCCACCACCGGACTTGACAAAGCCGTCATTCCTCCAGGAAAAGGAGTCCGAGGAGCATTGGGTCTTAAAGAAGGAG GTCCTCTATTCGGGTTCACAAAGGCGAACGAGCTCTTTGTAGGAAGGTTGGCACAATTAGGTATTGCTTTTTCATTGATAGGAGAGATTATCACAGGAAAGGGAGCTCTAGCACAACTAAACATTGAGACTGGAATTCCAATAAGTGACATTGAACCACTTGTGTTGTTTAATGTTGCTTTCTTCTTCATTGCTGCCTTGAATCCTGGAACTGGTAAATTCGTCACTGATGAGGAAGAAGATTAG
- the LOC111897411 gene encoding exocyst complex component EXO70A1 yields METNKRNEKTTGFNEITMETLRDRAVTMRDCLARSQIITDSMTSILGSFDLRLSALETAMRPTQVKTHSMRKAHENIDKTLKFADAILIQFELTKQAEAVILKGPQEDLQSYLEAVGQLKTIVRFFSTNKNLKTSIGVITHATTLLQKASMMLEDEFRQLLSSYSKPVEPDRLLDCLPASLRPTPPTAHGEGVRKNPADHHKDLENVVYRPPTLIPPKVTPLLHDLAQQMHQAGHQQQVFMIYREARSACMESSLRKLGVEKLHKDDVQRMQWEVLEAKIGNWIHFVRIAVKLLFAAERKVSDEVFEGMKSFMDQCFAEATSTSVSLLLSFGEAIAKSKRSPEKLFVLLDMYEIMKEVQPEFNTLYESISGAEMRESVSALTKRLAETAQETFVDFEEAVEKDATKTAVLDGTVHPLTSYVINYVKFLFDYQSTLKLLFLEFEQIDPDAQLAKITTRIMQALQNNLDGKSKQYKDQALTQIFMMNNIHYIVRSVRRSEAKEMLGDDWVQIHRRVVQQHANQYKRICWSKILQCLTVQVAGNDGTSTAGVSRATVKERFKTFNNQFEELHQRQSQWSVPDSELRESLRLAVAEVLLPAYRSFKKRFGPMIEGGKNPSKYIKLTPEDIERMLAEFFEGKTLHDQKR; encoded by the exons ATGGAAACGAACAAGCGAAATGAGAAAACAACTGGGTTTAATGAAATCACCATGGAAACCCTACGTGATAGGGCTGTTACAATGAGGGATTGTCTCGCAAGGAGTCAGATAATCACCGACAGCATGACCTCCATTCTCGGTTCCTTCGATCTCCGCCTCTCCGCCCTCGAAACCGCCATGCGCCCGACCCAG GTGAAAACGCATTCAATGAGGAAGGCACATGAGAACATTGATAAGACATTGAAGTTCGCCGATGCAATTTTGATCCAGTTTGAGCTTACTAAACAG GCGGAGGCTGTGATTCTGAAAGGTCCACAAGAAGATTTGCAGAGTTATCTAGAAGCAGTTGGTCAGCTGAAAACCATCGTTCGATTTTTTAGTACAAATAAAAACCTCAAGACCAGTATCGGAGTGATTACACATGCCACAACCTTGCTTCAAAAAGCTTCAATGATGCTTGAGGACGAATTCCGCCAGCTATTATCGTCATACAG TAAACCTGTGGAACCTGATCGTCTTTTAGACTGCCTACCTGCTTCTCTTCGACCAACACCACCAACTGCTCATGGTGAAGGTGTCAGGAAAAACCCTGCAGATCACCATAAAGATTTAGAAAATGTTGTTTATCGCCCTCCCACTCTCATTCCACCTAAAGTTACACCATTGCTGCATGATCTAGCTCAACAAATGCATCAAGCTGGCCATCAACAGCAAGTATTTATGATTTACAG GGAAGCACGATCTGCATGTATGGAAAGCAGCCTTAGAAAACTTGGAGTAGAAAAGCTCCATAAAGACGATGTTCAAaggatgcagtgggaggttctagAGGCTAAAATAGGAAATTGGATTCATTTCGTGAGAATTGCT GTAAAACTACTATTTGCTGCAGAAAGGaaagtatctgatgaagtttttGAAGGAATGAAATCTTTCATGGATCAATGTTTTGCAGAAGCAACTTCAACCAGTGTCTCTTTACTTTTAAGTTTTGGGGAAGCCATAGCCAAAAGCAAAAGGTCACCTGAAAAGTTATTTGTTCTTCTTGACATGTATGAGATAATGAAAGAAGTTCAACCAGAG TTTAATACCCTTTATGAAAGTATATCTGGAGCTGAAATGAGAGAATCTGTTTCTGCTTTAACAAAACGTTTAGCTGAAACAGCTCAAGAAACTTTTGTTGATTTTGAAGAAGCTGTTGAAAAAGATGCCACTAAAACTGCTGTTCTTGATGGAACTGTTCATCCTTTGACTAGTTATGTTATTAATTATGTCAAATTCTTATTTGA TTATCAGTCAACATTGAAGCTACTATTTCTAGAGTTTGAGCAAATTGATCCAGATGCACAGCTGGCAAAAATAACAACAAGAATAATGCAAGCTTTACAAAATAATTTGGATGGAAAATCTAAGCAGTATAAAGATCAAGCTTTGACTCAAATATTTATGATgaataatattcattatattgtTAGATCTGTACGAAG gtCAGAAGCAAAGGAAATGTTAGGCGATGACTGGGTACAAATCCACCGAAGAGTCGTACAACAACATGCAAACCAATACAAGAGAATTTGTTGGTCTAAG ATATTACAGTGTCTGACAGTACAAGTGGCAGGCAATGATGGGACAAGCACCGCGGGTGTTTCAAGGGCAACAGTAAAAGAAAGATTCAAAACTTTTAATAATCAATTTGAGGAATTGCATCAAAGGCAATCTCAATGGAGTGTTCCTGATAGTGAGTTACGCGAGTCTTTGAGACTCGCAGTTGCTGAAGTCCTTTTGCCGGCTTATAGATCTTTTAAAAAAAGATTCGG GCCTATGATTGAGGGTGGTAAAAATCCGTCAAAATACATAAAGTTAACGCCGGAGGATATTGAGCGAATGTTGGCTGAATTTTTCGAAGGAAAAACATTGCATGATCAAAAACGTTAG
- the LOC111897412 gene encoding kinetochore-associated protein KNL-2 homolog isoform X3: MAFDAADNSPPSRSHFKKSVSLRDWWLTKPQSDDDRNTIGVSGLTSTSQLNRAERCFSSAPIVKAYDFFELETVDGVCVILQGYINKEKTLGSGFSSEVFDHFVIGFPSYWEEFSTSCPQRRSSDECVSTAHEDEKHSIEQHGKFHDMNTRLEDCKDEVLSSKSTSLSPHDRQVTGVSVAWDHGISRGRVRGKNI, encoded by the exons ATGGCGTTTGATGCTGCCGACAACTCACCCCCTTCTCGTTCTCACTTCAAAAAATCA GTTTCTTTGCGAGACTGGTGGTTAACTAAACCCCAATCGGACGATGACAGAAATACAATAGGGGTTTCAGGACTCACTTCCACTTCGCAAct GAATCGGGCTGAACGCTGCTTCTCTTCTGCACCAATTGTCAAGGCGTACGATTTCTTTGAATTAGAGACTGTTGATGGTGTATGCGTCATTCTGCAAGGTTACATCAACAAAGAGAAAACGCTTGGAAGTGGATTTTCCTCAGAG GTGTTTGATCATTTTGTTATTGGTTTTCCTTCTTATTGGGAAGAATTTTCTACAAGCTGTCCCCAAAGAAGATCTTCTGATGAATGTGTTTCAACAG CACACGAAGACGAAAAACACTCCATTGAACAACATGGAAAGTTTCATGATATGAATACAAGACTTGAAGATTGTAAAGATGAAGTTTTGAGCAGTAAATCTACTAGTCTCTCTCCACAT gatCGACAAGTTACTGGAGTTTCGGTGGCATGGGACCATGGCATTAGCAGGGGGCGTGTTCGTGGCAAGAACATTTAG